The following nucleotide sequence is from Glycine max cultivar Williams 82 chromosome 9, Glycine_max_v4.0, whole genome shotgun sequence.
GTAGTTGATTATTTTGCTTGGTTGAATTTTTTGTATATGGataaaaaatgtgaattttgCTCTCTCGTCCTTGTTTATTCTTAATCTTCGTTTTTGGGTCGCGCATTGATTTTATCGGCTCCATGTTTTTCATGTTTCGCTGCTGTTTCCTTCTTATAAGGttatctttttccttcttgaaataaaatattctaagaagatctatctCCACAATTTAATGGGTTGGAGATGCGTTAGAACTTGGAATCATCAAACTCAATTTTTTGTCCTTCTACCCAATTTTCTGTTACTAGATATTATGCTGCTGCAGATTTTCCAAGTACGTcagaacattttaattttttttgttatattacttttgattttttccGTAGTTATTATTTCTGTCAATTGGAGATTATTAAACTTGGTTTTGGTTTTATTCAATGAATGTGTATGTTCGCCGAATTAGGTCAATTTATCTTTAGCATCTTGGACgattacttctttttattttttgtttttgttttccatAATGTTGTCTAGAAAAAAGGTTAATGATGTTGTCCCTGTAAACCTTCATAGCCTCATATATAATCTACTCTGCATCATTgactgattttaattttaattttttgggtcTTTGAGCTTTAGGTAGCTGTTTCCTGAGTGCAATATAAAAAGGTTCCCTTTTATGGAAATGGAATCTTCTTTTTTCCCAACtcaaaaaaagtaagaataaaAGCTTATTATTAGTACCtataatgatgataataatagtaataatatgcTTATAGTCTGATTCCTCTGGAAAAAGGAACTCATGGAGGTCATGATTTCTCCTACCATGCTGCTTGCTGTTGTTGTCTCATCTGCCCAAATGCCTTAAACAATTCCAAAACTGGTCATGTTTTGTctatctctgttttttttttccttcatcgACAAATGTTTGTTAgtgttgttaatttttgttaacgaGGAGGATTTGAACCTCTTTTACCATTATACCAATCTTATATCTCTTTTTTGTCTATCTCAGTGTTGTGGTTAGTGCAGGCCATTGCAGAGAGCggatattattatcattattattattgttattattattatggataaatttaataaaaaaatgactatagtgtggtattattttttatatatactttctcaATTCTCACCCTTTGCTCATGATGCAGGGTTGGTTCTGACTTGAGAATTAGGTTTTGATTCAAAGAGAGGAATGGAGGGTGACACATTCAATGGTGCTCAGATTGATGCCAAGATCATGCAGACATTTAAGAAGAACTTTGTTCAAGTTCAAGACATTTTTGATCAGAACAGGCTACTCATCAATGAGATAAACCAGAACCATGAGTCTAAGGTACCTGATAACCTCACCAGGAATGTGGGGCTAATTAGGGAGCTCAACAACAACATCAGAAGAGTTTATGACCTATATGTCGATCTTTCGAGTTCCTTTACCAAGTCGATGGAAGTTACTTCAGAGGGGGATTCAAGTGGTGGTGCTGTGAAATCATCAGATGGGAAAGCAGGCCACAAAAGACACAGGCCTGTGTAGAGGAGAGTTTGGTTGGTTTCTTTGTGATTCTTTTGCTTGGTGGAGAAGTTCAATTtgtgttgaaaaatgaaaagtttaACACAAAGATTAGAAGATTGTGCTATAGTTGAAGAAGCTCTATTTTGTATTGTAGCACATCACTTACTCcttatatttcaaataaaacaatatgaTATATTGATTTTCCTCCACAGTTACTCTCATTGTAACCTTGTAATCTGGGGTCTAATAGAAATCTAGCATGGTTGTGTGCAACCAATTCAATCATGCTGCTGTTGTTCAAAGTGAAAATAAGaaagtcttttattttatttttggttaatgtgttctttttttcattttgattctgTCATGGAATGTAATTTACATATGTGCAAGATTGTATGAAGCATGCTTTGAAGTTTTATTAACAACTTTTTCTCAATGTCAAATGGAGCAAGAGGGTCTTCATAAATCTTTTgttcttcattccttttgatAGGAACTTGTCACTAAACCTTTATTCTCTTTACAAGTTCAACCCAAAATGTTGTTCCTAGTTCTCACTTTAGCTAATAGCTGAAATTGAGAAGGGTATGCAATACTGTTTTAGGTCCATAATAACAAGAGCTTCCTCCTTTACTGAAAAATACTGTTCCTGATTTTATTATTCCTGTGTGTCCTTGTGGGTGTAAGAACTAAGAAGAGTACAAACATGAATACATGTGCACGAAGATGCCCTGAAACAGTGGGAAGAAAGCAGCTTTAGTCTATCTTTTTGGTTCCCAATCACACACTACAGCCACAGGAACAGAATCTCAGATCAGATAAGAAACGATGTGCCTTTgacatattattttaatctttataccAAATGAATGGTATTGGATGGGAAATTAAAGTATTATATATGGAAAATGATGTATTATGCACACCCATTTGTTAGTAAATACTCAGGcacatagaaataaaataatagatgtCATAGATATGATATAATATGATAAGAAGaaatatatagagaaaaaatgataaatgttgATGAGGTGTTTGTTTGttgatttgtaaaaaaatattattcaaacaaAGCAATAGAGTCTCTGGAATAATGATCACATCCCTTGGATATACCCCGAGTGGTAACAGAgagaatagaagaaaaaataaagagaaaatatcATTGATgatatgagaagaaagaaaattgaaaaaaaaaggtgtataATGAAAGTAAAAATTGGAATGTAAAAAGCCAGAGTtgacatgaaaatacaaatagTGGCTCCAACAAGACAAGGGACCCAAAGGTTCCTTTTGGGATGAAACTGAAATTCTCCATTCTTATCCCTTCCTTCCAAGGTTCTTAATTACTCTTTTATTATATAGTTGTCTTCCTTTTCAACTGTCCATCTTTTATATTGAAcaattgtatttatatttaatttttaaaacataaaagagaGATTAGAGGAGAAGAACTGAGAAATATTTGATAAGATAcatgacaaaaaagaaaaataaaagtgtatataaactataaaaaaaattgtgtataaTTAAATAGTGTTTCTCCTTTTTAGTCTTTCTTTTATATTAGATGTTTAGGTGAGTTAGGTTCTTTAGCACTTATCAGAGTCAAAATGAACCTTGAGAATTAAGGAgtgtttacatatatatacttaCATAATAATAGTTTGATTTTTATCAATCAATAAAACCAATCTTTGTTggtatctttcttttttattccacTAATGCAATAAATGTTCACAATGACAAACCATGTAGTTGATAATTCTCGGGCTTGGGATTTCTCTCTCTCCCCGATTGAGCAAATGTCTTTGTTGATGGACCCACAGTGGCAGCCTAATTTCCAGATCTCAGTAAAAGAGGCCCACATGAGTGATTGCTGAAAATGGCCTGTTTCTGGTTTAGATTTTGCACATTGAAGGATGATACCTTTTCCTTATCTACAAAATTGATCCCTCTGTCCGTACTCTATATTCACAATCAATTTACTCAGGATCAAACTATAATTGTTAGACCATCATGTGTCCATGCCCCTCTTGGCCTTACATTTGAGAAATCGAATATTAAGTATCACATATCTTGTCCTACacacaaagtgatgaaatataaCAGTAAGGCTTTCATATGCAATAATCATTATGACTTCAAGAGTCACTTAATCTCTTTCAAAGGTTCAGGAAAGGTGTGGAATTCTTACCTTCACATATTGATTCATTATTAAGGACTAGTAGTGGCTTTTTGCACTATTACGTGTACAAAATTTACTCGTTTCTTGAACAAACGAGGCAGAATGATTATATGATAGTAACGCATGTTGAGTGACTTAACACTATATATTAATGATTAACCTATGTCCTTAACatagagaataaaaattaaaaaaagtgggGGAAGGGAGGGGAGGTTTTGGGAACTGTGTCAAAAATGCATATGCATGCTACGTTTGAGGTTGTCATTAAGGGCTATAGAAAATCAGATATAAAAAATGGGTTTGGTCCCTACACAAGCCAAGACAAATTAAACATTGTCTAGTACATAACATGTGCAGTGGGAATCTACTTTTGCCTTTCTTTCCCTTTGTTCCTTGCATCTCCAGCAAATAGGTTGGAAAGGAGGTCATCTCTAGTTTGCACTTTAAAagctaatttataataataatgaaacttATTGATATCTACATCATTGGTTGAAACCAATTACAGT
It contains:
- the LOC100305802 gene encoding protein ELF4-LIKE 3-like isoform X1; this encodes MEGDTFNGAQIDAKIMQTFKKNFVQVQDIFDQNRLLINEINQNHESKVPDNLTRNVGLIRELNNNIRRVYDLYVDLSSSFTKSMEVTSEGDSSGGAVKSSDGKAGHKRHRPV